Genomic segment of Colletotrichum destructivum chromosome 5, complete sequence:
agaagaagaagcagaagcaactCGCAGCCGAGACTCCGGGTGCGACATCGTCACCAGATCGTTCTGGGTCTGGCTCTTCGTCGAAGCCGCATAGTCCGGCCCCTCGGCCCGCaaagcccgccgccgagaccgaggaaGACACTGAGCCACGGCCGAGCACTCAGAGGCAACACAGTCATCCAGAGGAATCTCCTCTTCTGCAGGAGGCCATGACATCCCCATGGGCTGAGAGCGAGCAAGAAGACGACTTCAACAAGAACTTTGGCGtgggagacgacgaagagtTCAAGAACGTGTGGAGCGGGAGCGAGCCGTCACAGTCCCGTTGACGGAGTGTGTGCAATCAGAGCGCTGCTTTGTTTATTTCGAGGTTGATACCCTTACCCTCGTGTTCCATGTTTAAGCAATACTGGCATAGCGAGGAGTTTGTGGGGAAATACGAGTGCGTGTCTTCAAAAAGTTGACTTGTCGGGGGTTTCGTTGTGTAGCAGGCGAATCAATAGAAGCGAAAGAAATGGCTTGAATATACTACGTGCCGTATGCTTGATGTTCTTCGCGCTTCCTGCCGTCATGGTTTCCTGATCGTTCTGTGGATCCGATCACATGTCGAACCCAAGGCCATAATTTAACAGTAATCCGAGAGCCTGCTTCTCTTGTCATCAGCCGCGGGTAGCGATCTATCCGATAGTCTTCTGTTCATCCTGAAACATTCGTCGTTGAGGCTGCTGCCTCAGCGCCGCGACCTccgcttcctcttcgtcctctgcGCTGGCAGGACTAGGCGGCAGATCACCGGTCGCCCATTCCTTTGGTGCAGAGCCCAGCTCAAATTCCAGAGTCCCGCCGTTGGCGAAGATGTCCCCCCAAGTCACCCACGCCTTGTCCCACTGCTTGCCATTGACGTGCAGGCTCTGCACGTAATACGCGTCTTCGGAGCCCCCCGTGGACGATACCTTGAGCTCGCGCCCGTCACCGAGCGAGATGGTCAGGTCCGAGAACCACGGTGAGCCGATGAGAAAGGTCGTCTGACCCGTCAGAGGGTACAGCCCAATCATATTCCACAACAGCCAAGACTCCATGGCGCCAGCGTCAGAGTTGCCTGGCAAGCCGTTGGGCGCAGGCTTGTAATAAGATTTTGCGACGAAGCGGGAGCGCTCCACCGAGAGGTGCTGTTTATTGACAAAGTTGAACAGGTATGGCGTCCCGAAGGAGGGCTCGTTGCCCGGGTTGAAGATGGTGTTGCCAAAGGCACCGTTGCCCGCGTACTGGCCCGGCTCGAATGTCTTCTCCAGCCTGTCGGAGAAGCGCTGTGCCCCACCCATCAGGTTGACGAGGTGCGCGACGTCGTGATGCGCGTTGAACGAGTATTCCCACGGTGTGGCCTGGTAGTACGCCTCGGCCCAGTAGCAGCCGCCGCAGTTGAGGGGGTCTTGAGGCGGGaagctgccgtcggcgttgcgCGGGCCCATGAAACCGCTGAAGCCATGGGCCGTCATATTCTTGTTCCAGTGGTTGCGCCAATTCCTGGACCGCTTCAGGTACCTTTTGGCGACGTCAGAAACGCCCAGCCCTTTGGCGACCTGGTAGATGTTGAAGTCGTTGACCGAATACTCGACGGCTCGGGTGACGGCGCGGGCGAAGCGGGGCGAGATCCAGCCGAGATCGAGCCAGTCCGGGAGGGCGCCGCGGCCCTCCTTGGTGGAGCCGGAGCGTTCACGCGGGTCGTTGTTGGGAGGGGGTGTCACCTCGCCATTTTTGAGCATGGCCAAGAGACCGTCGTCCCAgttgacggcgccgcggacGCCCTTGACATAAgcgtcggcgaagacgttgtcgctgttggacccggcctggacggcgccgttgtaAAAGGAGGATCGAGCGTCCGAGACGTAACCCTCGTGCCGCCAAATATCGATCATGGAGCGGATAAACTCCTCGTAAGCCTCGGGCTGGAGGATGTGGAGGAGGGAAGTGGTGCAGCGGAACTGTGCTCTATTAGATTGTTGACAGCCACGGCTACGAAGTTGGGCTTACTGTATCCCAGAACGTAAAGACGTCATCGTAGTAAGGCTCCGATGACTTCCAGAGCGGAttctcgcccgtcttgtTAGTGGGCAGCAAGTTCATGAAGTACAGGGCCGAGTACAGCTGGTTCAATTTCCGCGTttccgtctccgtcgtcttGACCTTGGAGAGAACCTTAGAGTTCCATGCTTCTCGTGTAGCTCGCCTCACAGATGAGAAGCTTCTGTCTGCGGGGATTTCCGAGTTAACATTCTTGCATGCTTGAGTGGTCGAGATGAATGAGACTCCAACTCTTGATCTTACGGTGGCATCTTCAAAAGTGAAGATGGCACCCAAGCGCTGCGTTCTAGACTCGTGGCTCGTCTCGTTGCCGTATTTAGCGAGGCTCGTTGACTTgcggtcgacgccgagaaaTGTTTTATACGCTGCCGGACGGTCGAAGTATCCACAGAAGAATACCTGCCATTCCTCAGCACGGTTCCATCCCTGTGTCATGTTAAAATGAGAGTTCAATGACAACGGGGATAGTTCCGCTCACATTATTATAGTAGCCATGGCCCTCGTAGTGaagaccgtcgtcggcctccaCCACTTCAATCTTACCTCCCAGATAGTTTTGGCCGAGACCCTGTCCTCTGTATGATGGCAGAACATGCGAGACGTCCACAATGACGTTCCCCTGGGTGCTGCCGTTCCCCGGGAAACTGTACTGGTACAATCCTGCCCTCTCCGTGGCTCCCAGCTCGACTACAACTCCAGAGCTGAGGAAAGACTTGTAGTGGCCGACTTCAGTCTCATCTGGCTGCGCCCTGGTGTCGGTGTTTTGAGTCAGAGGGTTGTCGACGGCACCAACGACAGGCATCTGGTTGACCACGCCGTATTtgggggcgccgccggtgccatGTTCGTGAAGCATAGAAAAGCCGATGAAGTGGCCATCAGGCAGGTAGCCAGAATAAGCATCAACTCCGTTCTCCAGGTCGGGTCCGATCTTAACCATGCCTAACGGTCGAGATACGCCCGGAAACGCATTTCCACCAGCCACGGTGCCAGTCTGAGAAACGTCAGTCAGGAAGCTGAAAGGTAAGGTCTGTAAACGGCTCACGTCTGTCAAAACATAGCTAGAGAGGTCGGCAGACTGCGCTGCCACGGCCAAAGCCATGTACATAACAGTAAGTCGGCGCATCTTGTTGATGAGTGTGATGATCCAAACAACCGCAACTCAAGCCAGATCGACCGCGAAGCTTTTATACTTCTGAATTCAAGACAATGATATCCCCACGTGCACTTCTTTGAAGTCTAAGGTTGCGCCCGGATCAAGATGTCCGATGATGATCAACAGATGGTCCCAAGTAggaaggcgaggaaggcACGTCGAGGGATGTCGTGAAAGAAAAAATGACAAGGCTCTCGAGACCAGGCGCGAAACGTCGTTGCAGGAGCCTCCACGGGGTAGCATTCGGTCGCTGCGAGGGTTGTAGGTGGGTTAAACGAGTGACTGGCAACGTGACGGAACGAGCGATTGTGACTGGACGATATGCAACAGAACTGGCTTGAGGCGCCCGAatgcttgtttgtttgtaGTAGTACCTTAGATAAAAACAGGATATCTTgaagagatagagagagcGACTGAGTGCGGGAAGCGGAAGCGGTATTTTAAGAAGACACGCGCGCTGTAATTTAGACACCTGCAGATGACTAGCGACTTGAGCCGGAAGAGAAATGCCATTACGGCCCCAAGCGTCTTGGTGTTTCCTCGTTTCGTCGCTTTGGGGGTGTTGGATTCGTATGTAATGCGGCAAAATTCATAGGCTCGGCGGCCCGTTCATGTGGCCTCCTACACAGCCCGGGAGATGTTGGGCGACGCCAACAAGCGCCCCCAGCATGGGGCGGAAAAGTGAAATGCAGCCCATAACGGCCTGGTGATACGGTTCGCTTCGCTCGATTAGCGGATTGTTGCAACAGGAGAAGCACGCTCCGCCTCAGGCATCGTACTTGGGGGCCGTGAATGACTAGAGGTGTCAAGACCCGTGCTGGAAAAGGTGTTTGGACGTTAGAAAGCCACGGCTGCCCAAACGCCATTCAAGAAGCGTTATTGGGTCATGTTCGTGGCTCTGATTTCCGAGTAATACGGGAAGGGGACTGGGGGCAGGATGTCGAGACAAATTCCtgtctacctaggtatcATTGGCGACAGGCATCATGGTAATCCATATCCGTACAGAGAGGTAGACaggtactctgtacggaTAGGTAGGTTGCTAGGTACTCACAATCATTTGATTCGGCCCTGTGCCTGGACCTACCTCCCCACCAACGCCGAGACACGCCTCCGCGTCTCTGCCGAGCCTCCCTTTTCAGGAACAGTCGAACACAAAAACCATTGCCACTCAGCTAATGCCCAGATGATGGCGAAGTGATGCCCAGGGGGGTTCACCAAAAACCCCTACAGGCGCGGCTGATGATGATCTGCTGCTAAACACACTCAAGGATTGACATGACCACCTGAGGTAGAGAAGACTCAATCGCCTCGATGTGTCGTGTACTCACGTATTTCTCCCCAGTACACCTACTTGCAAGGAGCTATTGCAGGATGCAGGAGAAAGTATAACCGTCGACAGAGGCAATTTCGTCCCTATTAGACAGTTTAGTCGATGCACGTGTGGAAAGCAACAAGAGGGTATACAGTAGCACTGAGAGGCCAGGTCCTACTCAACCCACTGGTAAAAATCGACGTCTCGATCGACCTCTCTCAAGGGCTCACGACTGCTGCGTTGTCTTTGTCCATCTTGCTCAACACTTTGCTTTCGTACCTCGTTCGTGCTACTTCGTTTGGTTTGTGCCGTCTTGTTTGTGCATCAATCATCGTTACATCCTAAGTAGCTAAGGATTGTTGAGGGGTACTAATAAGCAGCACTGATGCTCATGGGTGGAAGGGGCCAGTAAAACAATTTTGTAACAACATCAAAAGATCCGTCTGCCCTTTATTCCAGACATTCATTAGTTTTTCTCTCCACAGAACAACTCACCAGATGCCATGAGGACACCTTCTTCAAGGGGATCACCCTATTAGGGGGGCAAACGTGCAAACGAAGTATGTGTGCCAAGTAAAtaaaagagagaaagagaaagagatagATAAGGTAAGGTTCGGAGTCGGCGGTATGATAGTCTTCATGTGCAACGACTTAGACACTCATGTTGACATTGAAGACCACAACTATCCGGCACCATGTGTGGCCAGCTGATATTCGAGCAACTAAACAAACATAGGCAACCAGGGTGCTTGTAAAGGTGGGGTACTGTCACGTGACAGGAAGGATCTGCTCGGCCCCACCATGAAATTTATCCGACATGGGAAGCGGTGTGAGAATTTTGTCAGTCTCAACGTCGGTGAGCCGTGGCAGAATTTGTGaatcgcatcgcatcgcccAGGTCCAGCCAAGGTAAACTGTTCTTGTCGCCTGCTGGTATAAGCCTGGCGAGGCAATCTTTGGCCTGTGGTGCCTTCGAACTGCTACGGAACCAACAGTTCAACTTGATCCCCTCCCAGAGCGCTGGTCCGTCATCAATTCCTTCAAAACCAACCCCGAGGGCAGAATTTCTTAGGCGGTCATCGCGACTCTGCAACGGGTACATCGACTGTTGAGCCTTTGGATATCGACGGCAATAGAAGCCCGGCTTCAGAGAGAAAGCGCCCTTGAGTCTCTATTCCAATACTCGGCGGAGTATACAACATCAGACTCACCATGGGACGGAAACCTAACCCTGTGATTGGGGAGTATTTCACTCGGGGCCCTAAACTTGCAGACTCCAGCAACCGTTATCCGCACACATGCAAGCTGTGCGGCGAAAACTTCCCCAAAGGCCGTGGTGAAGTCTTGCATAAACACATCACCGAGAAGTGCCCTGCCATCACCCCGGAGGAGCGCATCAACGCCGCACTCGGGTTCGCAGGACTTCATTCTGGTTCTTCAGCACCCCGGTCAATGAATCTCACCGTCAACCAGCTCGATGCCGCTGCGGCGGAAGCCACACCTGAGGCACCGGAAAATTGGTCCGCCCTCCGCACCCTTGCCGAAGCCTCTCGTCAGGTCGGGGAAAATGAAATGGGCGCTCCTTCGGTTTCCGGTCGCGATGCGTCCGAGTCGGTTGCGCGCCAGCTTGGAATCGGCTTTGAGGTTCAAGAGCAGTTCACCTTAGAAAACCCACCTGTGAGCTATGATAATCGACCTGGTCGTGAGCTTAAGGGTTagtttccccccttcttaCTTTTGACTCCGTCCTTTTTGGGCGACTCCATCATGGATCACATCGTCTACCTCGGTGAAAAATGACGAGTTCTTTCTTTTCACTTATTCGGGTAGAGGGTTTTCATATCAATGGGTGGACATACGGAGTGCCGCGCTGACTTTCACACAGAGTCCACGTCCAATGACAGCACCAATCCTCTAAGTTACCTCACTACTGAGGAGAAGATGGAACACCTTCAAGCTGCGACTCAGCAACAAACCCAACTTCCCCTGGATTCCTCAGATCTATCGGTTGCTGTCGCCGCGACCGCGCGTCTCACCAACTCCCTCATGGACCCCCAATTGACTACCGAGCCTACCGAACCCCAGGTCTTAAGTCCCGTCATGTCGCCAACCGAATCTTGCAAACCAGAGCCTCCCGTCAACAACTCTAGCCCTGTTATAACGCAGCAActtcaacagcagcagcagcagcagcagcaacagcagcagcagcaacctcAGCCGCCTCAACAGCCCTGGGGTGAGATGACTTACATGACTACCAACCACAACCCCACTGTTGCGACTCATGTGGCCCCTATTGCACCACCCAACAGAGGCGGCACGAGGATGCCGATTGGAAACGGGACCCAGAGCGAGCACAAGCGCAAGGCTTACAATCCGGCTCGGCGTAAGGAAGTCCAGGCTGCCCGCAAGAAGGGCGCCTGCATTAGATGTCGCATCCTCCGCAAGACGTGTGGCACCAACGACCCCTGTGACCAGTGCCGAAAAATTCAGGGACCTCGTCATTGGACCTATCCTTGCGTTCGCACCCGTCTTAACCAAGAGCTGACTCTCTACTCGGCCGCCTTGATAGTGGTCTTGGCGCAGACTAGAGTGAAGCACGCTCGACAAAACTACCAGTTGCTTTCAAACGGCACCTCTCTTGTCGTTTCCCTATGGGAGGACAGTCCGAGTCTGACACTTGCCGCACTCGTCACTCCCCGACCTCAGCAACCTGTCACCGAAGATTCGGAACAGGCCAATGCAGACATCAAACCAGTCTATCAGGTCGTCATGATCGACCAAGACAAGGAGGATCTTCCTGCCCGCATGGAGGATTTTCTGAAGTCCATCCTGCCGACCTTGATCCAGCGCGAGCCGTCACACTTTATGCAAGTTGTCTTGGAGGCTGCTCAGAAGTTCCCCCAGGAAAAGATGACCGGCAAGAACCTGAAGCTGGCCATAGAGCTCTGGGGTCTTATTGAGATCCTCGACCGGGAACGCGGCTGGTACATTGCCGAAGAGCGCGATGGCGTCGTGTCGCCTCGTGGCCCCGAGGAGTTTGCTGGAAGCGACGACCAGGACATCTACAACTTGATCACTTTCCAGCTGTCCGCGGCGACGGAGCGCAAGGCAAACAACGTGTCTAACAAGCTCATCAGCGAGCTTCAGCGCTGCCTGGAGAACGGCAAGGCCCGTATCAATTTTGACGTCTACCTCTCGATCTTGATTCTCCTCCATTGTCTCGAGAAGACGACCTGGACCTTCAAGGTGTGGGAGATGGACGATTTCCGTCAGCGTTGGCCCCTCGACCGCCCTCCCGCCATGTACGTCAACCAGGGTCGAGAAATTGCCGACCTACTCAAGATGCTCCTGACTCTCCGAAAGGCCCACCCAAAGACGTTCCGAACCCTTGACGGGCGTCTCAGTCTTATTGATGTTGGCGACTCCGACTTTGTGATGATGGCCGAGTTTTTTGAAGCTTTGAACCTGGACTGTAAGTTGTGCCCTCAATTGCTATCATTGGTCCCCCTTGCTGACTgttgaacccccccccctcagATGACGATGTTGTCCAGAAGCTAGAGACATGTGCCTTTAGTCCTGAGACGTCCCGGTCTCTGGAGCTTCATTTCTGCAGTCAAGTATTGCTCCCGCCAAAGGAGGGCGACCACACTCACCATGTCGCTGCTGCGTCAAGTTCTGGCCATAGcacaccgccaccaccaccaccccctcctccaggccCCAGCCCTGACGCCGGCCCTACCTCCCTggcctcccctcccacttcctcccagccgctgctgccacCGTCTCTGCCATAGAATGGCGAGTACACCTTTGTGAACACCGTTTTGAACTACTACTAGAGTTGgacggcaacagcagcgacTGGCAATCAGCCTGTCAAGGCGCACACTTCCACCTTGACTATCACTTTCACGATGATGAACGATTGGACGAAAGAAATACCAACAAAGGATAATGATGTACGACTACCACTATTAAGCAAAAAGCAAAGCTACACAAGGATAGACACCGAGGACCACAGAACTTTGGAGTAAGGCACTGGAAACGGAACAAAGGCAGTCTTCTAATGGAAGGGTGTTATGTACGTACCTAAATGGCAAGCTCTGTGGCTTTCGGCTTCAAGACAGCATTCATTGCCCATAGATTTTGCTTCTAGATACCCAACACGAGTACCAAGACAGTTCAAAAATGCAGTGCCTCCATCAATGGTCTGCGGAATCTGAACCAATGCTCAGATGAATGTGATTGAGTCAAGATGTACTGAGAGCCATGATTTCAAAATCCTGAGTGCTAATCTCAAGTATCGCCTTGCAGGGAAGACTTCTGGTTCGATACAGTGCCTACTCATCGCAATATAGTCACCACCAAGTTGAGCGACTCACACTTTGGCTTGTATTTCAAAACACGGGCTATCAGACATTGAACATTCATCACTCGTGCGCCTCGTTGTGGGCATGAACCCCCCCCAATGTCTCCGATCAGCGCGTTTTCATGTGATTCCAGGACCATTGA
This window contains:
- a CDS encoding Putative zn(2)Cys(6) fungal-type DNA-binding domain-containing protein, which codes for MGRKPNPVIGEYFTRGPKLADSSNRYPHTCKLCGENFPKGRGEVLHKHITEKCPAITPEERINAALGFAGLHSGSSAPRSMNLTVNQLDAAAAEATPEAPENWSALRTLAEASRQVGENEMGAPSVSGRDASESVARQLGIGFEVQEQFTLENPPVSYDNRPGRELKESTSNDSTNPLSYLTTEEKMEHLQAATQQQTQLPLDSSDLSVAVAATARLTNSLMDPQLTTEPTEPQVLSPVMSPTESCKPEPPVNNSSPVITQQLQQQQQQQQQQQQQQPQPPQQPWGEMTYMTTNHNPTVATHVAPIAPPNRGGTRMPIGNGTQSEHKRKAYNPARRKEVQAARKKGACIRCRILRKTCGTNDPCDQCRKIQGPRHWTYPCVRTRLNQELTLYSAALIVVLAQTRVKHARQNYQLLSNGTSLVVSLWEDSPSLTLAALVTPRPQQPVTEDSEQANADIKPVYQVVMIDQDKEDLPARMEDFLKSILPTLIQREPSHFMQVVLEAAQKFPQEKMTGKNLKLAIELWGLIEILDRERGWYIAEERDGVVSPRGPEEFAGSDDQDIYNLITFQLSAATERKANNVSNKLISELQRCLENGKARINFDVYLSILILLHCLEKTTWTFKVWEMDDFRQRWPLDRPPAMYVNQGREIADLLKMLLTLRKAHPKTFRTLDGRLSLIDVGDSDFVMMAEFFEALNLDYDDVVQKLETCAFSPETSRSLELHFCSQVLLPPKEGDHTHHVAAASSSGHSTPPPPPPPPPGPSPDAGPTSLASPPTSSQPLLPPSLP
- a CDS encoding Putative glycosyl hydrolase family 92, alpha-1,2-mannosidase: MRRLTVMYMALAVAAQSADLSSYVLTDTGTVAGGNAFPGVSRPLGMVKIGPDLENGVDAYSGYLPDGHFIGFSMLHEHGTGGAPKYGVVNQMPVVGAVDNPLTQNTDTRAQPDETEVGHYKSFLSSGVVVELGATERAGLYQYSFPGNGSTQGNVIVDVSHVLPSYRGQGLGQNYLGGKIEVVEADDGLHYEGHGYYNNGWNRAEEWQVFFCGYFDRPAAYKTFLGVDRKSTSLAKYGNETSHESRTQRLGAIFTFEDATVRSRVGVSFISTTQACKNVNSEIPADRSFSSVRRATREAWNSKVLSKVKTTETETRKLNQLYSALYFMNLLPTNKTGENPLWKSSEPYYDDVFTFWDTFRCTTSLLHILQPEAYEEFIRSMIDIWRHEGYVSDARSSFYNGAVQAGSNSDNVFADAYVKGVRGAVNWDDGLLAMLKNGEVTPPPNNDPRERSGSTKEGRGALPDWLDLGWISPRFARAVTRAVEYSVNDFNIYQVAKGLGVSDVAKRYLKRSRNWRNHWNKNMTAHGFSGFMGPRNADGSFPPQDPLNCGGCYWAEAYYQATPWEYSFNAHHDVAHLVNLMGGAQRFSDRLEKTFEPGQYAGNGAFGNTIFNPGNEPSFGTPYLFNFVNKQHLSVERSRFVAKSYYKPAPNGLPGNSDAGAMESWLLWNMIGLYPLTGQTTFLIGSPWFSDLTISLGDGRELKVSSTGGSEDAYYVQSLHVNGKQWDKAWVTWGDIFANGGTLEFELGSAPKEWATGDLPPSPASAEDEEEAEVAALRQQPQRRMFQDEQKTIG